The Amycolatopsis nigrescens CSC17Ta-90 genomic interval AAGACCGTCCACATCGGACATTGGTGATCGACAACGCTTCCGACGACGGTACCGCCGAACTGCTCGCCGCCCATCCCAGCGCGCCACGGGTGCACCGGCTTCCCCGCAACACCGGCTATGCCGGCGCGCTGCACGCCGCTTTATCCCTTGTGGACACACCGCTGGTCGCCTGGCTGAACGACGACGCCGCACCGGAACCGGACTGGCTCGGCACGCTGGAGGACGCGCTGCGCGCCGCCCCGGGCACGGCTGCGGCCGGCTCCCGGCTGGAGTATCCGGACGGCTCCCCGCAGTCGCTCGGGGTCCGGCTGACCGCGGACGGCCACGGCGCCGACGTGCGCGTATCAGGAGAGACCTTCGGCTTCTGCGGCGGCGCCGCCCTGCTGCGCACGGACGCGCTGCGCGCCGCGGGCGGAGTGCCGGCCGAGTTCTTCTGCTACTACGAGGACACCGACACCGCCTGGCGGCTGCGGCTGGCGGGCTGGTCGGTGCGCACCGTGGAACCGGCCAGGGTCCGGCACCTGCACGGCGCGAGCACTCGGCCGGGCTCGCGTTCGTTCCACCGGTGGAACGAACGCAACCGGCTGCTGATGCTGCTCCGCTGCGCCCCGGCCACCGTCGCCAGCACCGAACTGGCCAGGTTCGCGGCACTCACCGCGCTGCTGCCGCTGCGGCGCGGCGTGCCCGGCGCGCCGAACTTCCGGTTCACCCTCCGGCTGCGCGTGCTGGGCGAGGTGATCGTCCGGCTACCAGCCGCACTCCGCGCCCGGCGGGCCGTCGCCCGGCGCTCCACGCAGGGCCGAGGCGAGGTCTGGCGCGCCTGGGCAGGCCGTTAGGCTCTGCCCCCAAACGGCGGAACCGGAAGGAGCGCGCGTGAGCCAGGGGGAACAGGCGCTGCCACTGGTCTCGGTGATCGTGGTCAACTACCGCGGCGCCGAGGACACCATCACCTGCCTGCGCGCGCTGACCTCGGAGCTGGACTACCCGCGGCTCGAAGTGCTCTGCGTGGACAACGCTTCCGGCGGGGACGACGTGGCCAGGATCAAAGCCGCCGCCCCCGGGGTGGAGCTCATCGAATCGGCCGCCAACCTGGGCTTCGCCGGTGGTTGCAACCTCGGCGCCAAGCAGGCCGGCGGCAGCGTGCTGGCCTTCCTGAACAACGACGCCCGCCCCGACCCCGGCTGGGCCCGCGCGGCCGTCGCGGAGCTGGCCGCCGACCCGCGGGTGGCCGCGGTGGCCAGCAAGGTGCTGGACTGGGACGGCACCGGCACCGACTTCGTGGACGCCGGGCTGACCTGGTTCGGCATGGGTTACAAGCGACACGCCGGGCAGCCGCTGGCCGAGGTGGCGCCAGGTGAGCACGAGGTCGCCAAGGACGTGCTCTTCGGCACCGGCTCGGCGATGTTCGTGCGTGCCGGGGCGTTCGCCGAGCTCGGCGGGTTCGACGAGCGGTTCTTCATGTTCTACGAGGACGTGGACCTCGGCTGGCGGCTGAACCTGCGCGGCTGGCGGGTCCGCTACCTGCCGTCGTCGATCGCCTACCACCGGCACCACGCGACGATGTCCGAAGTGGACGCTCCGGAGACCGGCCGCGAGACCTTCCTGCTGGAGCGCAACGCGCTTGCCGCAATGTACAAGAACCTGTCCGACGAGTCGCTGGCCAAGGCGCTGCCGGCGGCGCTCGCGCTGGCCGTCCGCCGGGCCACCGCGCGCGGGGAGCTCGACGCCGGGCAGCTCGACCTCGAGCGCGGGGTCGGGCCGGTGGAGACCGAGCCGGTCGAGGTGCCGCGGACCACGCTGGCCGGGATGCTGGCGATCGACCAGTTCGTCGAGCTGATGCCATCGCTCGCCGAGTCGCGGGCGGTCGAGCAGGCCGCCAGGGTGCGCACCGACGCGGACCTGATCCCGTTGATGCGCAAGGCTTTGGAGCCCGCGTACCCGTTGCCGCGGTACCTGGAGGCGCACGACATCCTGGTCGAGGCCTTCGGCATCGACGGGCTGTTCGGGCATCGCCGCAAGGTGCTGGTGGTAACCGGTGACTCGATCACCGAGCGGATGGCCGGTCCCGCGATCCGGGCCTGGAACATCGCGTCCGTGCTGGCCGGCGAGCACGAGGTCCGGCTGGTCACGGTGAACCCGATCGCCGACCCGCCGCCGGCGCCGTTCGCGGTGAGCGCGGCCACCCGGCGCACGCTGGGCGAGCCGATCGAGTGGGCCGACATCGTGATCCTGCAGGGCCACGTGCTGGAGCTGGCGCCCGCGCTGAAGAAGGAGCACGCGCACAAGATCGTGGTCTGCGACCTGTACGACCCGATGCACCTGGAAGTGCTCGAACAGAGCAAGGGCAAGCCGGACGACGTGCGGTCCGCCGACCTGATCGGCGTCACCAAGGTGCTGGACGCGCAGCTGGAGCGCGGGGACTTCTTTCTCTGCGCGTCCGAGCGGCAGCGGCTGTTCTGGCTCGGCCACCTGACCGCGCTCGGCCGCCTTTCGCCCCAGCTCTACGACGCCGACCCGACCACCCAGTCGCTGCTCGCGGTCGTCCCCTTCGGCCTTTCCCCGTCCGCGCCGGCGCGCACCGGGCCCGGCCTGCGCGCCACGCTCGGCATCGGTGAGACCGACCACGTGGTGCTCTGGGCCGGCGGGGTGTACAGCTGGTTCGATCCGCTGACGCTGATCCGCGCGATCGACCGGCTGCGGGCCCGCCACGGTGACGTGCGGCTGGTGTTCCTCGGCATGCGGCACCCGAATCCCGAGGTCGCCGAGATGGACATCGGCGCCCGCACCATGCAGTTGTCCGAACGGCTCGGCCTGACCGGCAAGCACGTCTTCTTCAACGAGCACTGGGTGCCCTACGAGGAGCGGCAGAACTGGCTGCTGGACGCCGACTGCGGGGTGACCACGCATTTCGAGCACGTGGAGACCACCTTCGCGTTCCGCACCAGGGTGCTCGACTACCTGTGGGCCGGGCTGCCGATCGTGACCACCGACGGGGACGCGTTCGCCGACCTGGTCCGCGACGAGCGGCTCGGCGTGGTGGTGCCCGCCGAGGACGACCAGGCCCTCGCGGACGCGCTGGAACGCTCGATGTACGACGCCGAGTTCGTCGCGGGCTGCCGGCAGCGGATGGCCGCGGTGGCCGAGCGGTTCGCCTGGCCGAACGCGCTGGCGCCGCTGGTGGAGTTCTGCCGCGACCCGCGCCCTGCCGCCGACCGGCTGCCGGGTTCCGGGCCGCTGACCGTGTCGGATCCGGTGCGGGGCAAGGAAATGATCCGCCGCGACGTGGCGCTGCTGCGCGAGTACCTCGCCGACGGCGGGCCGAAGGAGCTGGCCCGGCGGGTCGCGGGCCGGGTGGTCAAGGTGGCCAGGCGCGGACGGGCGAATGGCTGACCGGCCACTCCGGGTGCTGCTGGACGGCACCCCGCTGCTCGGCTCCCGCACCGGTATCGGCCGCTACACCGCCTCGCTCACCGAAGAACTCGCCTCACGGTCCGATGTGGACATGCGCGCGGTGGCGTTCACCCTGCGGGGCTGGCGAAAGCTCCGGCAGGTGCTGCCGCACCGGGCGCGGGCCAGTGGCGTGCCGGTCCCCGCGCGGCTGCTGCGGGCCTGCTGGCTGCGCTCGCCCTTCCCGCCGGTCGAGCTGTTCACCGGGCCGACCGACGTGGTGCACGGCACCAACTTCGTGCTGCCCGGGATGGTCCGCGCGGCCGGCGTGCTGACCATTCACGACCTCGCGTTCCTGGACGCCCCGGACGAGCTGCCGCCGAGCGACCGCGGGCTGCCGGAGCTGGTCCGCCGTGGCGCCGCGCGCGCGGACGTGATCTGCACCCCGACCGCGGCGGTGGCCGACGCGGTGGCCGAACGGCTCGCCGTGGCGCGCGAGAAGGTGGTGGTCACCCCGCTCGGCGTGGATCCGAGCTGGTTCACCGGCAGGCCGCCGAACGACGGGCTGCGCGAGCGGCTCGGGCTGCCGAAGGAGTACCTGTTGTTCGTGGGCGCGGCGGGCCCACGCAAGGGGCTCGACTGGCTCGGCAAGGCGCACGCCGCGGCGCCGGATCTGCCGCCGCTGTGCTACTCCGGCCCGGGCCCGTTCCCGGAGTCCGACCGCGCGCGGCACCTCGGCTATCTGTCCGATGTGGACCTCCGGAGCGTGGTCGCCGGTGCGGCCGCGCTGGTGCTGCCGTCGCGGGACGAGGGTTTCGGGCTGCCGGTGCTGGAGGCGATGGCCTGCGACGTGCCGGTGGTGTGCTCGGACATCCCGGCCCTGCGCGAGGTCTCCGGCGGGCTGGCCGCGCTGGTGCCCTACCTGGACGTGGACGCGCTGGTCGAGTCCCTGCGCGAGGCGGTGTCCAGCCCGCACGCGGCTTCCGCGTCCGCGGCAAGGCGCGCGCACGCGGCCGGTTTCACCTGGCGCCACTGCGCAGACGCCACCATCTCCGCCTACCGAATGGCCCTAGCCTGAGGTCGTGAGTGAAAAGTGTTGCCCCGGCAACACTTTTCACTCACGACCGTAGCTGGTCGCCGTAGCGCTCGAAGAAGGCGGAAAGCGCGTCGTCCCAAGGCCGCAACGCGGTCAGCCCGGCTTCGGTCCAGGAGTCGTTGGACAGCACCGAATACGCCGGCCGTGGCGCCGGGCGCGGGAACTCGTCGGTACCGCAGGGCCGCACCCGCTCCGGGTCCGCGCCGAGCTTTTCGAAGATGGCCCGCGCGAAGGAGAACCACGTGGTCTCACCGCCGCCGGTGCAGTGCAGGATCCGTCGCTCCGGCCCCCGGCCGTCCGCGATCAGCCCTGCCAGCTCAGCCAGCCCAGCCGCCAGGTCCGCGGACCAGGTCGGCGAACCCCTCTGATCGTCCACAACGGACACAGTCTCGCGCTCTTTTTCCAGCCGTGCGATGGTCTTCACGAAGTTGCCGCCGCGTTCGCCGTACACCCAGGCGGTGCGCACCAGCCAGGCCGATGCGCCGGAGCCGAGCACCGCGTCCTCGCCAGCCGCCTTGGTCCGGCCGTACGCGCTGCGCGGGCCGAGCTTGTCTTCGGGCTGGTAAGGGCGCGCGGCGTCACCTGGGAAGACGTAGTCGGTGGACACGTGCACCAGCGGCACCCGGCGCGACGAGCAGGCCGCGGCCAGCACCCGCGGGCCGTCCACATTGACCGCGAACGCCCGCTCCTCATCGGTTTCCGCCGCGTCCACCGCGGTGTAGGCGGCCGCGTTCACCACCACCGCCCGTCGCCCGGCCCGCGCCGCGCGCTCCACCAGCGCGGTAACCGCCTCGATCACCGCGCCGGTCTCGGTCAGATCCAGTTCGGCCCTCGCCGGTGCGACGACTTCCAGTTCCGGCCCGTTCAGCGCGGCCAGATCGGCGCCGAGCTGGCCGCCGCCACCGGATACGAGCAGCGCCAGGCCGGTCATCGGGCCGCCAGCGCGGCGCGCTCCCGCAGCGGCTCCCACCAGCCGCGGTTGTCCCGATACCAGCGCACGGTGTCCGCGAGCCCCTGCTCGAACGGCACCTGCGGCCGGTAGCCCAGCTCGGCCACGAGCTTGTCGATGGACACCGAGTAGCGGCGGTCGTGCCCCTTGCGGTCGGCCACCGGCTCCACCATCTCCCAGCCGGCGCCGACCGCGGCCAGCAGCCGCTCGGTCAGCTCGCGGTTGGTCAGCTCGGTGCCACCGCCGATGTTGTAGATCTCGCCGGCCCTGCCACCTTCCGCGACCAGCTGGATGCCCCGGCAGTGATCATCCACGTGCAGCCAGTCACGAACATTCAGGCCGTCGCCATACAACGGCACCTTGCGACCGTCCAGCAAATTGGTCACGAAGAGTGGGATGACTTTTTCCGGGAACTGATACGGACCGTAATTGTTCGAACACCGGGTAATGCAGACCGGCAACCCATAGGTCCGGAAAAAGGAACGAGCGACCAGATCGGAGGACGCCTTGGTCGCCGCATAGGGCGAATTCGGCTCCAGCAGGTGACCCTCCGACCAGGAGCCCTGCTCGATCGTGCCGTACACCTCGTCCGTCGAGACGTGCACGAACTTGCCGACCTCGTGCTGCAGCGCGGCCTGCAACAGGATCTGGGTGCCGAGTACGTTGGTGAGCACGAAGTCCGCGGCACCGGTGATCGAACGGTCCACATGGGACTCGGCGGCGAAGTGCACCACCAGGTCCACCCCGGCCATCACCTCGTTCACCTGCGCGGCATCGCAGATGTCCCCGCGCACGAATCGGAAACGGGGATCTTCCGCCACCGGAGCCAGGTTCTGCTCGTTGCCCGCGTAGGTGAGTTTGTCCAGCACCACTACTTCGGCTTCGGCCATTGCCGGATACGCGCCGGACAACATCTGCCGCACATAATGCGACCCGATGAAACCCGCGCCCCCGGTAACCAGCACGCGCATGTGATCCGCCCTTCACCTCGTCCCGACTCGCGCAGTCTGCCAGAAACTACAGGCAACCCTCGGCAGCCTACGTACGTCTTACAGCCGGGCAAGTAATGTGGAGTCGTGCCACTGGTGTGCCTGGGGGCAGCTGGCCAAGCTGGGAGGAGCGCCGCGTGACCGACTGGTCGCCGATACCGGTCAAGGGACGCCGTGCCCGGCGCCGATCCGGTATCGCCGTGTTCGCGCTGCGCGGCGGCCAGACCGTTGTCGCACTGGTCTCCGCCGTCATACTGGCGCTGACCTGCTACGGATGGATGTTCCTCAGCGACATCAACGAGGGCCTTGCCACCACCGACGTGTTCGGCCAGCAGGTGCAGGCCAAGCCGCTGGACGGCGCGGTGGACATCCTGCTGGTCGGCCAGGACAGCCGCACCGACAACCAGGGCAACTCGCTGCCCCGCGAGGTGCTGGACATGCTGCACGCCGGCGAAGCAGACGGCGAGCGGCAGACCGACACCATGATCCTGATGCACATCCCGCAGGACGGCCGCCGAGCGGTCGCCTTCTCCTTCCCCCGCGACTCCTACGTGGAGATCAACGGCGGGTTCGGCAAGCACAAGCTGAACAGCGCCTACGTCTACGCCTACAACGACACTTCGAAAACCCTTCAGCAGCAGGGGGAAACAGACCTGAAAGAGGTGGACGAGCAGGCCAAGATCGCGGGCAGGAAGAACCTGATCGCCACCATCGAGCAGTTCATCGGCAAGCCCGGCATGATCGACCGCTACGCCGAGGTGAACCTGTCCAGCTTCTACGAGGTGACGAAGTCCATCGGCGGCATCGACGTCTGCCTGAACGCCCCGGCCAAGGAGCGCAAGTCCGGGATCGACCTGCCCGCCGGCAAGCAGACCGTGCAGGGGGTGCAGGCGCTGGCCTTCGTCCGGCAGCGCTACGACCTGCCGAACGGGGACCTGGACCGGATCGCCAGGCAGCAGGCGTTCCTCTCCGGACTGGCCAACCGGGTGCTCTCCCCGGACGTCCTGGCCAACCCGATCAAGATCAGTGAGCTGATCGAGGCGGTGAAGAAGTCCGTGGTGCTCTCCGCGGGCTGGGACCTGCTGGAGTTCGCCCAGCAGATGCGCGGGCTGACCGGCGGCAACGTCGAGTTCCGCACCATCCCGGTGCTGGGGCTGGCGAACATCGGCGGCGCGGACGTGGTGCGGGTCGACCCGGCGCAGGTGCAGAGCTTCGTCGCCGGGCTGGTCACCGACGGCGGCCAGCCCCAGAGCACCGGGCAGACCCCGAGCGGACAAGCCTCCGGCTCCGCCAAGGACGTCACGGTGGAGCTGTTCAACGCCACCGGCGATTCCAGGATCGGCAACAACACGCTGCAACTGCTGCAGGGCAAGGGTTTCAAGGTCGGCGGGCCGGCACAGCTGGCGACAAGGTCAAGCAGCGTGGTCCGGCACGCTCCCGGCGAAGAAGCCGGCGCCGCGGCCCTCGTGCAGGCGCTCGGCGGCAAGGTGCAGACCGAGCCGGACGCCGACGTCGCCGCCGGGCATCTGCGGGTGCTGCTCGGCAAGGACTTCCACGGCACGCCGAGCCAGGTGAACCAGCAGGTTCCGCGGTCGAGCAGCTCGACCACCACGCCCCCGTCGAGCTCGACGCCCGCCGAACCACCGGCGAAACCGATCACCGCCGGTGGCGTGCCCTGCGTCAACTGACCGGTGCCTTAATCTTGACCACGGCAGGTAATGATCGTGGAGGTGGGCGAGGGTGTCAGGCGGCGACGATGCGGAACGCGAGGTCGACCGTCCCCTCACCGGTGAACTCGACGGTGACCAGGAAGAACTCGACGAGTCTGCGGTACCGAGCGGTACCGGAGCGGCGGCCGACAAGGCCGGTCCGCCCACTTTCGAGCAGCACCTCCCCCTTCTCACGCACGGTAAACGCCCGACTCCGACGCCTTACCCGCGGCACCGCGCGCCCGAGCCGCCCGCCGCGCCCGGGAAGTCCGGCGGGCGCATCACCGGCAAGGTGCTCGTCGCACTGCTCTCGGTGGTCGCGCTGGCCGCGACCGGCTACGCCTACCTGACCTACGACCAGTTCAAGAGCAACGTGCACACCACCGACGCGCTGCTCGGCGGCGACGACGGCCGCCCGGCCCCGCCCGCGGACGACGGCGCGAACGACATCCTGCTGGTCGGCACGGACGCCAGGACGGACATGCAGGGCAACCCGTTGCCGCTGAACGTGCTCAAGGAGCTGCGCACCGAGGAGAAGGCCGGGATCAACACGGACACCCTGATCGTGTTGCGCATCCCGAAGAACGGCGGCAAGCCGGTCGGCCTGTCCCTGCCGCGGGACACCTGGCTGAACGTCCCCCATGGTGGCCAGGGCAAGGTCAACTCGGTCTACGGGGCTGCCAAGATCGCCGCCGCCAACCGGGAGCGCCGGGGCGGCGAACGCGACGCGGCCAAGGTCGAGCGCGACTCCGACCAGGCCGGCCGCCGGGCGCTGGTGCAGGCCGTGCAGGACTTCACGCAGATCCGGGTGGACCACTACGCGGAGGTGAACCTGCTCGGTTTCTACCTGCTCACCGAGGCGCTCGGCGGGGTCCCGGTGTGCCTGAAGCACGCCACCGAGGACAAGGACTCCGGCGCCGACTTCCGCGCCGGGCGGCAGACCGTCTCCGGCGGCGAGGCGCTGTCCTTCGTGCGGCAGCGCAAGAACCTGCCGCGCGGCGACCTGGACCGGATCGTGCGGCAGCAGGCGTTCCTGTCCTCCGCGCTGAACAAGGTGCTCTCCGCCGGCACGCTGACCAGCCCGTCCATGCTGAACCAGCTGACCGACGCGGTCCGTCGCTCGATCGTGCTGGACGAGCAGCTGGACCCGCTGGAGTTCGCCGAGCAGGCCAAGGGAATCGCCTCCGGGGACGTGCAGTTCGAGACCATCCCGGTGGTCACCGTGGGCGGGCGCAGCCCGGACGGGCAGAGCATCGTCGAGGTCGACCCGTCGGTGGTCCGGCAGTTCGTGCAGAGCAAGGTCGGCCGGGGCGAGGTGCAGGGCGGCGGTGGCGGCAGTCCCGGTGGCGGTCCGGCCGGCGCGCCCAGGCTCGCGCAGGACGGCCCGGCCTGCGTGAACTAGCGCGGCGGGTAGATTCGGGGCCGTGAGCCTCACCGAACAGCTGCTGCGCCCGTTGCTGACCGCATCCGGGGCCCGCCCACTGATCACGCACTACGACGACGCGACCGGCAGCCGGGTGGAGCTGTCCGTGGCGACCATGGCGAACTGGGCCGCCAAGACGGCGAACTGGCTGGTCGAAGAGTTCGATGTGGAGCCGGGCGACAAGGTGGCCGTGCGGCTGCCCGCGCACTGGCAGACCGCCGGTGTGCTGCTCGGCGCCTGGTGGTGCGGCGCGCAGGTGGTCCCCGAGGCCGCCGGGGCGCGGATCGCTTTCGTCACAACGGAAGAACAGGGGCCGGACACCGCCGTGGTATCGCTGGACCCGATGGGCCGAGGGCTGAGCACGCGGGCGTCCGACGGCGCGCTGGACTACCTCTCCGAAGCCAGGCTCTCCGGTGACGAGTTCAGCCCGCTGTTCCCGGTACCCGGCGACACCCCGGCCCTGCTTTCCTCCACAGTGGACGAAGTTCTGGCGGAAGCCCGCGCCAGGGCAGCGAGTTCCGGCATCTCGCCAGGGGATCGTGTGCTGTCCACTGTGGAATGGGACTTGCCGGAGGGGGTGCTCACCGGCCTGCTCGCCCCGCTGACCGCCGGGGCGCATCTGGTGCAGGTGAGCAACCCCGACCCGGCCAAGCTCGACGGCCACCGGAGCACCGAACGCGCGGGCGTCGACCTACTCGCCTGACCTGGCCCAACGTGACGTTTGGCCAATAGAAGACACCAAACGTCACATTGGGCTCGTACGCGCGGGAGTCAGGCGGGCTGCGGCTGGGCGAGTGCGCGGGACTCGCGCTTGCGCCAGAACAGCAGGTGGTCAAGCGAGAGCCGGCCACCGTTGAAGCCGAGCGCCAGTCCGGCGAAGGCCAGCACGAGTACCAGTTCGTAGCCGCCCTGCGCGGTGAGCCCGTTGTCGATGTGCACGGACAGCAGGGCGCCGAGCGCGACCACCAGGTAGCCGAGGCCGACCAGCGGCAGCAGGAAGCCGGCGATGAAGGCGACCGAGCCGAGGATCTCGACGGTCATCGCGAAGATCGCCGCCGCGGTGGGCAGCGGCATGCCGGTGCTGGCCATCATCTGCGAGGTGGCGTCCAGCCCCGCGTTCCACTTCTGCAGGCCGTGCGCCATGAACACGACGGCGACCGCCACCCGGCCAGCCAGCAGGACCACATCTTGCACTCTTGCGAACATCGCAGCTCCCCGATAGATGAAAATTCAACCAAACATCGGGGACGGTAGCCCGGCTTCGCTAAAAACGAGGTAAAAGACCAGCTGGTGGCGTGACGAGCGGCACGCCGCGGGTTCAGTCGTCGGGCAGCAGCGGCTTCATGAAGGTTCGGGTGTACCGGATCACGCAGCCGCTGTCGTCCCTGATCCGGTCCGCCGCGATGAAGTCCGGGTCCACCCCGAACAGCCCGCGGTACTCCTCGTACGCAGCCAGGCTCTCGAAACTGAACAACGCGAGCGCTTCGTCACTCGCCCCTTCGCCGGGCAGGAAGTAGCCGTGGTGCACGCCGCCGTGCCGCTCCACCAGCCCCATCCACGTCCGCGCGAACACCTCGAACACGCTGATCTTGGCCGGGTCGATCTGATAGGTCACCACACAGGTAATCACCCCGCCCACGCTACGACCGACGGCAAGATCATGTTTTCACCGGGGAACGACTGCCGGTTTCCGCGCGGAACCACGGCAATGTGACACCCATGAGCCGCGAGTTCGTTGTCCACCTGCCGGACCTGCCGACCGACCGCTATGCCGCGCTCGTCACCGACGTCGCCGAGCTCCTGCGCGCCGCCGGCCTCCTCACCCGCGCCACCATCTCCGTCGACCACCCCTGGCCTTCCCCCGCCCTTCCCGCCGACCCCCCTCATGGCCACCATGACGGCACCGAACGCCCCCAAGGTGGCCATGAGGGCACCTGAGGCCGTCGGATCGCGGTATGCGCATATGTCACTCAGGAGGCGGTACGTGCCAGCCGCCAGCCGGTCTACGATTAATCGCGAAAATGTCGTATTCCCGGAAGGATGGGTGGTTCGCATGGGTGGCTGCAGTTGCTGTTCGTCGTGCAGTGGTCCTGGCTGTGGCTGCTGCGGTAGCTGCCAGTAAGTCCGAAACCCAACCCTTGGCCTCACGCGCCAGATTAATCTTGTAGCCCAAGGGTTGCTTGACGCTGCCTTCACCAGCTTTGTCGGGGGCGTCCGTGAAGGGGCCCTTACCTACGTTCAAGGTAGGCAAGGGGCCCTTCACGGACGTTGCAGGAGTGGAGGTGCCCCCTCTTCCGCAGGTGCCATAGGAATTCCCTATGGCACCTGCTGACATTTCGTCTTTGCCTCTCGTTCTTTTCCGGACGTACCGTGAAAACAAGCGGACGAACACGCAATCGAGAGGCACGGTGGCATGACCACGTTCGAAAACGGATCCGGAACACGAGAACTCGCGGGAAAGCGGGCCCTGGTCACGGGTGGTTCTCGCGGAATCGGAGCGGCCGTCGTGCGCCAGCTCCTGGACGCGGGCGCCGAGGTGCTCACGACCGCCAGGTCGGCGCTGAGCACGGTGCCGGCCGGGGCCACCTTCGTGGAGGCCGACGTGCGGACACGGGCCGGCGCGGAGGCG includes:
- a CDS encoding glycosyltransferase family 2 protein, with the protein product MADTTVVVVTWRGAEHVAACLDALAAQDRPHRTLVIDNASDDGTAELLAAHPSAPRVHRLPRNTGYAGALHAALSLVDTPLVAWLNDDAAPEPDWLGTLEDALRAAPGTAAAGSRLEYPDGSPQSLGVRLTADGHGADVRVSGETFGFCGGAALLRTDALRAAGGVPAEFFCYYEDTDTAWRLRLAGWSVRTVEPARVRHLHGASTRPGSRSFHRWNERNRLLMLLRCAPATVASTELARFAALTALLPLRRGVPGAPNFRFTLRLRVLGEVIVRLPAALRARRAVARRSTQGRGEVWRAWAGR
- a CDS encoding glycosyltransferase, producing the protein MSQGEQALPLVSVIVVNYRGAEDTITCLRALTSELDYPRLEVLCVDNASGGDDVARIKAAAPGVELIESAANLGFAGGCNLGAKQAGGSVLAFLNNDARPDPGWARAAVAELAADPRVAAVASKVLDWDGTGTDFVDAGLTWFGMGYKRHAGQPLAEVAPGEHEVAKDVLFGTGSAMFVRAGAFAELGGFDERFFMFYEDVDLGWRLNLRGWRVRYLPSSIAYHRHHATMSEVDAPETGRETFLLERNALAAMYKNLSDESLAKALPAALALAVRRATARGELDAGQLDLERGVGPVETEPVEVPRTTLAGMLAIDQFVELMPSLAESRAVEQAARVRTDADLIPLMRKALEPAYPLPRYLEAHDILVEAFGIDGLFGHRRKVLVVTGDSITERMAGPAIRAWNIASVLAGEHEVRLVTVNPIADPPPAPFAVSAATRRTLGEPIEWADIVILQGHVLELAPALKKEHAHKIVVCDLYDPMHLEVLEQSKGKPDDVRSADLIGVTKVLDAQLERGDFFLCASERQRLFWLGHLTALGRLSPQLYDADPTTQSLLAVVPFGLSPSAPARTGPGLRATLGIGETDHVVLWAGGVYSWFDPLTLIRAIDRLRARHGDVRLVFLGMRHPNPEVAEMDIGARTMQLSERLGLTGKHVFFNEHWVPYEERQNWLLDADCGVTTHFEHVETTFAFRTRVLDYLWAGLPIVTTDGDAFADLVRDERLGVVVPAEDDQALADALERSMYDAEFVAGCRQRMAAVAERFAWPNALAPLVEFCRDPRPAADRLPGSGPLTVSDPVRGKEMIRRDVALLREYLADGGPKELARRVAGRVVKVARRGRANG
- a CDS encoding glycosyltransferase family 4 protein — its product is MADRPLRVLLDGTPLLGSRTGIGRYTASLTEELASRSDVDMRAVAFTLRGWRKLRQVLPHRARASGVPVPARLLRACWLRSPFPPVELFTGPTDVVHGTNFVLPGMVRAAGVLTIHDLAFLDAPDELPPSDRGLPELVRRGAARADVICTPTAAVADAVAERLAVAREKVVVTPLGVDPSWFTGRPPNDGLRERLGLPKEYLLFVGAAGPRKGLDWLGKAHAAAPDLPPLCYSGPGPFPESDRARHLGYLSDVDLRSVVAGAAALVLPSRDEGFGLPVLEAMACDVPVVCSDIPALREVSGGLAALVPYLDVDALVESLREAVSSPHAASASAARRAHAAGFTWRHCADATISAYRMALA
- the rfbD gene encoding dTDP-4-dehydrorhamnose reductase is translated as MTGLALLVSGGGGQLGADLAALNGPELEVVAPARAELDLTETGAVIEAVTALVERAARAGRRAVVVNAAAYTAVDAAETDEERAFAVNVDGPRVLAAACSSRRVPLVHVSTDYVFPGDAARPYQPEDKLGPRSAYGRTKAAGEDAVLGSGASAWLVRTAWVYGERGGNFVKTIARLEKERETVSVVDDQRGSPTWSADLAAGLAELAGLIADGRGPERRILHCTGGGETTWFSFARAIFEKLGADPERVRPCGTDEFPRPAPRPAYSVLSNDSWTEAGLTALRPWDDALSAFFERYGDQLRS
- the rfbB gene encoding dTDP-glucose 4,6-dehydratase, with the protein product MRVLVTGGAGFIGSHYVRQMLSGAYPAMAEAEVVVLDKLTYAGNEQNLAPVAEDPRFRFVRGDICDAAQVNEVMAGVDLVVHFAAESHVDRSITGAADFVLTNVLGTQILLQAALQHEVGKFVHVSTDEVYGTIEQGSWSEGHLLEPNSPYAATKASSDLVARSFFRTYGLPVCITRCSNNYGPYQFPEKVIPLFVTNLLDGRKVPLYGDGLNVRDWLHVDDHCRGIQLVAEGGRAGEIYNIGGGTELTNRELTERLLAAVGAGWEMVEPVADRKGHDRRYSVSIDKLVAELGYRPQVPFEQGLADTVRWYRDNRGWWEPLRERAALAAR
- a CDS encoding LCP family protein, whose amino-acid sequence is MTDWSPIPVKGRRARRRSGIAVFALRGGQTVVALVSAVILALTCYGWMFLSDINEGLATTDVFGQQVQAKPLDGAVDILLVGQDSRTDNQGNSLPREVLDMLHAGEADGERQTDTMILMHIPQDGRRAVAFSFPRDSYVEINGGFGKHKLNSAYVYAYNDTSKTLQQQGETDLKEVDEQAKIAGRKNLIATIEQFIGKPGMIDRYAEVNLSSFYEVTKSIGGIDVCLNAPAKERKSGIDLPAGKQTVQGVQALAFVRQRYDLPNGDLDRIARQQAFLSGLANRVLSPDVLANPIKISELIEAVKKSVVLSAGWDLLEFAQQMRGLTGGNVEFRTIPVLGLANIGGADVVRVDPAQVQSFVAGLVTDGGQPQSTGQTPSGQASGSAKDVTVELFNATGDSRIGNNTLQLLQGKGFKVGGPAQLATRSSSVVRHAPGEEAGAAALVQALGGKVQTEPDADVAAGHLRVLLGKDFHGTPSQVNQQVPRSSSSTTTPPSSSTPAEPPAKPITAGGVPCVN
- a CDS encoding LCP family protein; this translates as MSGGDDAEREVDRPLTGELDGDQEELDESAVPSGTGAAADKAGPPTFEQHLPLLTHGKRPTPTPYPRHRAPEPPAAPGKSGGRITGKVLVALLSVVALAATGYAYLTYDQFKSNVHTTDALLGGDDGRPAPPADDGANDILLVGTDARTDMQGNPLPLNVLKELRTEEKAGINTDTLIVLRIPKNGGKPVGLSLPRDTWLNVPHGGQGKVNSVYGAAKIAAANRERRGGERDAAKVERDSDQAGRRALVQAVQDFTQIRVDHYAEVNLLGFYLLTEALGGVPVCLKHATEDKDSGADFRAGRQTVSGGEALSFVRQRKNLPRGDLDRIVRQQAFLSSALNKVLSAGTLTSPSMLNQLTDAVRRSIVLDEQLDPLEFAEQAKGIASGDVQFETIPVVTVGGRSPDGQSIVEVDPSVVRQFVQSKVGRGEVQGGGGGSPGGGPAGAPRLAQDGPACVN
- a CDS encoding TIGR03089 family protein, which encodes MSLTEQLLRPLLTASGARPLITHYDDATGSRVELSVATMANWAAKTANWLVEEFDVEPGDKVAVRLPAHWQTAGVLLGAWWCGAQVVPEAAGARIAFVTTEEQGPDTAVVSLDPMGRGLSTRASDGALDYLSEARLSGDEFSPLFPVPGDTPALLSSTVDEVLAEARARAASSGISPGDRVLSTVEWDLPEGVLTGLLAPLTAGAHLVQVSNPDPAKLDGHRSTERAGVDLLA